A region of the Polaribacter sp. L3A8 genome:
AATGGAGATGTAAAAGAAGAAAATGGTGTTTTACATGTTACAGGAACTGCAAAGACTCAATATGAAAAAAATCTTCTTTGGGATGAAATTAAAAAAGCTGGTGGAGATAATCCTTCTGATATTATTGCAGATATTTCTGTAGAAGACACTTCTGTATTTGCAAACCATACTGTAAAAAGCGGAGAAACTTTAGGTAAAATAGCAAAACAGTATTACGGTAAATCATCTAAATACAATGCTATTTTTGAAGCAAATACAAATATCTTAACAAACCCAGATGTGATTAAAGTAGGACAAGAATTAGTGATTCCTAATTTATAAGAAATTACAAAATATAGTTTAAAAAAACCGAAGCAAATTGCTTCGGTTT
Encoded here:
- a CDS encoding LysM peptidoglycan-binding domain-containing protein — protein: MKAKYQSVLNLGEELAIKNGDVKEENGVLHVTGTAKTQYEKNLLWDEIKKAGGDNPSDIIADISVEDTSVFANHTVKSGETLGKIAKQYYGKSSKYNAIFEANTNILTNPDVIKVGQELVIPNL